From Microcystis aeruginosa NIES-2549, a single genomic window includes:
- a CDS encoding TIGR04376 family protein, giving the protein MGNLFDDVSRFLETQLEEFLRSHPQLELQALVEQLREQERDTAKLITALENERQRLEQQILATAQDIQTWHARIDKAKAAGRQDLLKAASEREAALFRQGNQLWGRMEGVKKRLTQSQELLQQIQQRRQEVQIKAEKAPKNQSRDWETTFWDQPQESDYQRSNYDHLDLKFKEWEMEEELKKLKREMGR; this is encoded by the coding sequence ATGGGCAATCTATTTGATGATGTCAGTCGCTTTCTTGAAACCCAACTGGAAGAATTTCTCAGAAGTCATCCCCAATTAGAATTACAGGCGCTGGTAGAGCAACTGCGCGAACAGGAGCGCGATACTGCTAAACTTATTACCGCCCTAGAAAATGAGCGTCAACGTCTCGAACAGCAAATTTTGGCCACTGCCCAAGATATCCAAACTTGGCACGCTAGAATTGATAAGGCTAAGGCCGCTGGACGGCAGGACTTGCTTAAGGCTGCTAGTGAACGCGAGGCAGCCCTATTTCGTCAGGGTAATCAACTTTGGGGACGGATGGAAGGGGTGAAAAAACGTCTGACTCAATCCCAAGAGTTACTGCAACAGATCCAACAACGTCGTCAAGAAGTGCAAATTAAAGCCGAAAAAGCCCCTAAAAATCAGTCGCGTGACTGGGAAACCACTTTTTGGGATCAACCCCAAGAATCGGACTATCAGCGCTCGAACTACGATCATCTCGATCTAAAATTTAAAGAATGGGAAATGGAAGAAGAATTGAAAAAATTAAAGCGAGAAATGGGACGATAA
- a CDS encoding alpha/beta fold hydrolase → MTTSPAWTERIGYQRDWVWRGWQIRYSFMPAKNPQDADNPPLILLHGFGAAIEHWRHNIPILSQNHRVYAVDLLGFGGSRKVQVPYTVNLWVEQIHDFWQTFINRPVVLVGNSIGSLVSMALGGKYPEMVAGLVMLSLPDVSRRREMIADWLLNIVTPIENFFTSPWLLKPIFYYLRRPQVLKKWTGIAYEDKKAVSDELVQIIAAPTLDEGAAEAFISLAQAVNHPEYCPPAKLTLPRLEIPILLCWGKQDRMVPVQLAQGFVSLNPRIKYVEFDRAGHCLQDECPDRFNPILLEWLESVPVL, encoded by the coding sequence GTGACAACTTCACCAGCTTGGACAGAACGCATCGGTTATCAACGGGATTGGGTGTGGCGCGGTTGGCAAATTCGTTATAGTTTTATGCCGGCAAAAAACCCCCAAGATGCCGATAATCCCCCTTTAATTTTACTGCATGGATTTGGAGCGGCGATCGAACATTGGCGCCATAATATTCCTATTCTCAGCCAAAATCATCGAGTTTACGCGGTAGATTTATTAGGTTTTGGTGGTTCGCGCAAAGTGCAGGTTCCCTATACCGTTAATCTCTGGGTGGAACAAATACACGATTTCTGGCAAACTTTTATCAATAGACCGGTGGTATTAGTGGGAAATTCGATCGGTTCTTTAGTTAGTATGGCCCTAGGGGGTAAATACCCGGAAATGGTAGCCGGATTAGTTATGCTCAGTTTACCCGATGTCAGCCGTCGGCGGGAAATGATCGCCGATTGGTTATTAAATATCGTCACTCCCATCGAAAACTTTTTCACTTCTCCTTGGCTATTAAAACCGATATTTTACTATCTGCGTCGTCCGCAAGTCTTGAAAAAATGGACAGGAATCGCCTACGAAGACAAGAAAGCAGTCAGCGACGAATTAGTACAAATTATCGCCGCCCCAACCCTAGATGAGGGGGCAGCCGAGGCCTTTATTTCCCTAGCACAAGCTGTCAATCATCCCGAATATTGTCCACCAGCAAAGTTAACTTTACCACGCTTAGAAATCCCGATTTTATTATGTTGGGGCAAGCAAGATCGCATGGTTCCCGTCCAGTTAGCGCAGGGTTTTGTCTCCCTTAATCCTAGGATTAAATATGTAGAATTTGACCGGGCCGGTCATTGTTTACAGGATGAATGTCCTGACCGTTTTAACCCAATTTTATTAGAGTGGCTAGAATCTGTTCCTGTTCTTTGA
- the ispG gene encoding (E)-4-hydroxy-3-methylbut-2-enyl-diphosphate synthase, producing the protein MQTLESTLNPPATASEFDTTIHRRKTRPVRVGSVTIGGGHPVVVQSMINEDTLDIDGSVAGIRRLHEIGCEIVRVTVPSLSHATALAKIREKLLATYQPVPLVADVHHNGMKIALEVAKHVDKVRINPGLYVFEKPKADRSEYSQAEFDEIGEKIAETLKPLVISLRDQGKAMRIGVNHGSLAERMLFTYGDTPEGMVQSALEFIRICESLDFRNLVVSLKASRVPVMVAAYRLMVKRMDELGMDYPLHLGVTEAGDGEYGRIKSTAGIATLLADGIGDTIRVSLTEAPEKEIPVCYSILQALGLRKTMVEYVACPSCGRTLFNLEDVLQQVRAATQHLTGLDIAVMGCIVNGPGEMADADYGYVGKQAGYISLYRGREEIKRVPESEGVSELINLIKADGRWVEP; encoded by the coding sequence ATGCAAACCTTGGAATCGACGCTCAACCCCCCTGCAACTGCCTCCGAATTCGACACCACGATTCACCGACGCAAAACCCGTCCCGTCCGGGTAGGTAGCGTTACCATCGGTGGTGGTCATCCCGTGGTCGTGCAGTCGATGATTAACGAGGATACCCTTGATATAGATGGTTCCGTGGCCGGTATCCGTCGCCTCCATGAAATCGGCTGTGAAATTGTCCGCGTCACCGTGCCGAGTCTGTCCCACGCCACCGCTTTAGCTAAAATTAGGGAAAAACTGCTCGCCACCTATCAACCCGTGCCGTTAGTAGCCGATGTACATCACAACGGCATGAAAATCGCCCTAGAAGTGGCCAAGCACGTCGATAAAGTGCGGATTAACCCCGGTTTGTACGTTTTCGAGAAACCGAAAGCCGACCGCAGCGAGTACAGTCAAGCAGAATTTGATGAAATTGGCGAAAAAATTGCCGAAACCCTGAAACCTTTAGTGATTTCTCTGCGAGATCAAGGTAAAGCGATGCGAATCGGCGTTAATCACGGTTCTCTGGCCGAAAGAATGCTCTTTACCTACGGCGACACCCCCGAAGGAATGGTACAGTCGGCTTTAGAATTCATCCGCATCTGCGAATCCCTCGATTTTCGCAATCTGGTGGTTTCCCTGAAAGCTTCCCGCGTGCCGGTGATGGTGGCCGCCTATCGTCTCATGGTTAAGCGCATGGACGAGTTAGGTATGGATTATCCCCTACATTTGGGGGTTACTGAGGCAGGAGATGGGGAATACGGACGAATTAAATCCACTGCCGGGATTGCCACTCTCTTAGCGGACGGTATCGGTGATACGATTCGCGTCTCTCTGACGGAAGCTCCCGAAAAGGAAATTCCCGTCTGTTACAGCATTCTCCAGGCCCTGGGACTGCGGAAAACCATGGTCGAATACGTTGCCTGTCCTTCCTGTGGTCGCACTCTTTTTAATTTAGAAGATGTCCTGCAGCAAGTGCGCGCAGCGACTCAACACCTCACCGGACTCGATATCGCCGTTATGGGTTGTATTGTCAATGGACCGGGAGAAATGGCCGACGCAGACTATGGTTATGTGGGGAAACAGGCCGGTTATATCTCCCTTTATCGCGGTCGCGAGGAAATTAAACGCGTCCCCGAGAGTGAAGGTGTCAGCGAGTTGATTAATTTAATTAAAGCCGATGGCCGTTGGGTAGAACCTTAA